One Armatimonadota bacterium genomic window carries:
- a CDS encoding tryptophan synthase subunit alpha: protein MTIHDKFSELRQRGEKALVCFFTAGDQPLEDLPAIVALLESSGADVIEIGIPFSDPFGEGPTIQASSQRALDQGVTLTGILEAIAKCNASIPLVTMGYYNPILRFGLDDFAKKSKEVGSTGTIVSDLVPDEAGEWDKACAANGIETIYLVAPTSTDERINQVAGQSTGFVYVVSRTGVTGAESAVPPEISQLVRKVKALTDKPACVGFGISTPDHVRLVCQEADGAVVGSAVVAKLHQHWGHPDERSKIAEYIRSLKDATA from the coding sequence TTGACGATCCACGATAAGTTTTCCGAGTTGCGCCAGAGGGGCGAGAAAGCCCTGGTGTGCTTCTTCACCGCTGGCGACCAGCCGCTTGAAGACCTACCGGCGATTGTCGCACTGCTGGAGTCCAGTGGGGCCGACGTGATCGAGATTGGCATTCCTTTTAGCGACCCTTTTGGCGAGGGGCCGACGATTCAGGCCTCGAGCCAGCGAGCGCTCGACCAAGGTGTGACGCTGACCGGAATTCTTGAGGCGATTGCGAAGTGCAATGCGAGCATTCCGCTCGTGACGATGGGCTACTACAATCCAATCCTTCGGTTCGGGTTAGACGATTTCGCCAAGAAGTCGAAGGAAGTCGGGAGCACGGGAACCATCGTGTCCGACTTGGTGCCGGACGAGGCGGGCGAATGGGATAAGGCGTGCGCCGCTAACGGCATTGAGACGATCTATCTCGTTGCGCCGACTTCGACCGATGAGCGCATCAACCAGGTTGCGGGTCAATCGACCGGCTTTGTTTACGTTGTGTCGCGAACGGGCGTGACGGGAGCCGAGTCGGCGGTTCCTCCGGAGATCAGCCAGCTAGTGCGGAAAGTCAAGGCTTTGACCGATAAGCCAGCCTGCGTCGGGTTCGGCATTTCGACACCGGACCATGTTCGGCTCGTGTGTCAGGAAGCGGACGGCGCGGTGGTTGGATCGGCGGTTGTCGCCAAACTTCATCAGCATTGGGGGCATCCCGACGAACGGTCGAAGATTGCGGAGTATATTCGCTCCCTGAAAGACGCAACCGCTTAG
- the rpmE gene encoding 50S ribosomal protein L31 encodes MKEGLHPTLYPILYVDGEHKFTGVSTMKSNATEVVNGVEHYVVNLEISAFSHPFYTGQKKLVDTAGRVEKFMRRYGQQTGNKS; translated from the coding sequence ATGAAAGAAGGCCTACATCCGACCCTTTATCCGATTTTGTACGTTGACGGAGAACACAAATTTACGGGCGTCTCGACCATGAAGTCGAATGCCACCGAAGTCGTGAATGGAGTTGAGCACTACGTGGTCAACTTGGAAATCAGTGCCTTCAGCCATCCGTTTTACACTGGTCAGAAGAAATTGGTCGACACCGCCGGACGCGTCGAGAAGTTTATGCGACGATACGGCCAGCAGACGGGCAACAAGTCGTAA
- a CDS encoding polysaccharide deacetylase family protein — translation MRLSKTVGVALAVIAVGLLLYGVEAVRVRGEAGGLSKSISPAYWLDRAAGRDLFDPDKRIFYKGVRERNEVCITFDDGPHPLSCLSILSTLKEKKVTATFFVVGRQVDGNPDLVKLIAQEGHEIGNHTYDHVRLDKLTREQVYDQIDECDKAVERATGLRMVLFRPPGMRYSDTVLSVVHQKQDLMVHWVIGAKDFIGTVPSEELTSEQQKMPDITPEKIIQYVEKQLRPGAIILLHDNPVTAAALPKLIDMVRSKGYEFKSCQEMMSELPQHVVFDPNPPANATATVVSHN, via the coding sequence ATGCGCCTCTCCAAAACCGTTGGTGTAGCCCTAGCCGTTATTGCGGTAGGGTTACTTTTGTACGGGGTCGAAGCCGTCCGCGTGCGTGGTGAGGCGGGCGGACTATCCAAGTCGATCTCTCCAGCTTATTGGCTCGACCGCGCCGCTGGTCGCGACCTTTTTGATCCTGACAAGCGAATTTTCTATAAGGGTGTGCGCGAGCGCAACGAAGTGTGCATCACCTTCGACGACGGTCCCCACCCGCTTTCCTGTCTCTCCATTCTCTCCACTCTGAAGGAGAAAAAAGTCACGGCGACCTTTTTTGTGGTGGGTCGTCAGGTGGATGGCAACCCCGATTTGGTCAAGCTGATCGCCCAGGAAGGGCATGAGATTGGGAATCACACATACGACCATGTGCGGTTGGACAAGTTGACGCGCGAGCAGGTTTACGACCAGATCGACGAATGCGACAAGGCGGTCGAGCGCGCTACTGGCCTTCGGATGGTGCTTTTCCGTCCGCCCGGCATGCGCTACAGCGATACGGTTCTCTCGGTCGTCCACCAGAAGCAGGACTTGATGGTTCACTGGGTCATCGGTGCGAAGGACTTTATCGGCACGGTTCCGTCCGAGGAACTCACGTCTGAGCAACAAAAGATGCCGGACATCACGCCGGAGAAGATTATTCAGTACGTGGAGAAGCAGTTGCGCCCAGGCGCGATCATTCTTCTGCACGACAATCCGGTCACCGCGGCGGCTCTGCCAAAGCTGATAGACATGGTGCGCTCCAAGGGCTACGAGTTCAAGTCGTGCCAGGAAATGATGAGCGAGCTGCCCCAGCACGTGGTTTTCGATCCGAACCCACCGGCCAACGCCACCGCGACCGTCGTAAGCCATAATTAG